In the genome of Pelorhabdus rhamnosifermentans, one region contains:
- a CDS encoding 4Fe-4S dicluster domain-containing protein: MARYAMILDTRRCIGCHSCTVACKVHNDLPLEMIYNPVTTIGPTGVFPNVHMMNLPLLCMHCGNPPCVDACPTGASQQSPEGIVFIEEKKCISCKACIMACPYGARVPNHEKGTVQKCDFCKERVHVGKLPYCVQTCHQKARIFGDMEDETSEVYKLVNSSHPVRLLGELGTEPYAFYICESEVKL, from the coding sequence ATGGCGCGTTATGCAATGATATTAGATACGCGGCGTTGTATTGGTTGCCATTCATGCACAGTCGCTTGTAAAGTGCATAATGACCTGCCTTTAGAAATGATTTATAACCCCGTGACCACGATCGGTCCTACCGGAGTTTTTCCAAATGTTCATATGATGAATTTGCCTCTTCTGTGCATGCATTGCGGCAATCCGCCCTGCGTGGACGCTTGTCCGACAGGAGCTTCCCAACAGAGTCCGGAGGGAATTGTTTTTATCGAAGAGAAAAAATGCATCAGCTGTAAAGCCTGTATTATGGCCTGTCCTTATGGTGCGCGGGTTCCTAATCATGAAAAAGGAACGGTGCAAAAATGCGACTTCTGTAAGGAACGGGTTCATGTCGGTAAACTGCCGTATTGCGTACAGACATGTCACCAAAAGGCTCGCATTTTTGGTGACATGGAAGATGAGACCAGTGAAGTTTACAAATTGGTAAACAGTAGCCATCCAGTACGCTTATTGGGGGAACTTGGCACTGAGCCATACGCGTTTTATATTTGCGAATCGGAGGTGAAACTCTGA
- the nrfD gene encoding NrfD/PsrC family molybdoenzyme membrane anchor subunit produces the protein MDQKHDVWGWLLAVDIFLAGMGGGMLVIIGILDLFIGTGRTSLLGNLLAPVFIGIGASILILELGRPFQALRVFMNPKATLTIGAWFMSFAITFGFVYASFGIDMFFWSGWVFARKIFAVLCMVCGLVVASYPGVLLGRHKGRPFWNGPGMIILFLLSSLVTGVAAHILSGFVLPPSTLTDVLGTFPKLAAGLLTFQLLLWFGYILVKRSGGTSAEAIASQRWIKGDLSSIFQIGFLLLGTLLPLVLTLSSSQSTQAIGAALVLLGGIIMRILVIRGGEDRTWLPGEQKYRSRLPKGDETFLRAWNK, from the coding sequence ATGGATCAAAAGCATGATGTTTGGGGATGGTTGTTAGCTGTCGATATCTTCCTTGCTGGAATGGGCGGCGGAATGCTTGTTATTATTGGAATCTTGGATTTGTTTATCGGCACGGGAAGAACCTCGTTGCTTGGTAATTTACTTGCACCGGTATTTATTGGGATAGGGGCATCCATACTGATTTTAGAGTTAGGACGTCCATTTCAGGCCTTACGGGTTTTTATGAATCCCAAGGCCACTCTGACCATAGGCGCTTGGTTTATGTCATTTGCGATCACGTTTGGCTTTGTGTATGCTTCATTCGGCATTGACATGTTTTTTTGGAGCGGCTGGGTGTTTGCCCGCAAGATTTTTGCGGTTCTTTGTATGGTCTGCGGTTTAGTAGTAGCCAGTTACCCTGGAGTACTACTGGGGCGTCATAAAGGTCGTCCTTTCTGGAATGGCCCCGGAATGATAATCCTGTTCTTGCTTTCATCCCTTGTTACTGGTGTTGCGGCACACATTTTAAGTGGATTTGTGCTCCCACCGTCAACATTGACGGATGTTTTAGGAACTTTCCCTAAATTAGCAGCAGGATTGCTGACCTTTCAACTGCTTCTTTGGTTTGGCTATATCTTGGTGAAGAGGAGCGGAGGGACTTCGGCTGAGGCAATTGCTTCGCAAAGATGGATAAAAGGTGATCTTTCTTCCATCTTTCAAATTGGTTTTCTTTTACTAGGGACGTTGCTGCCTTTAGTGCTAACATTGTCATCTTCACAAAGCACTCAAGCAATCGGTGCAGCGTTGGTCCTGTTAGGCGGTATTATCATGCGTATTTTGGTTATACGTGGTGGCGAAGATCGGACTTGGCTGCCTGGGGAGCAAAAGTACCGATCCAGATTGCCTAAAGGTGACGAAACTTTCCTTAGAGCCTGGAATAAATAA
- a CDS encoding radical SAM protein, whose amino-acid sequence MQLAENTAKNDILDTTKSVCPVCLKVIEAQIVVKDHAVYMKKVCTEHGAFTAYLWPDVDHYQWMKSFLFPCIPPAQPIPSLQSCPQNCGLCSSHLRHPTLVELETTQRCNLRCPVCFMAAGERQASSPPDPELTVFEMMYKDILAKTGPQTSIQLTGGEPTVRKDLPEIVSLGRCSGFIAIEVNTNGMVIAEDPAYLARLVEAGISGIYLQFDGVTKEVYKTIRGQDILAKKLQAIENCREVGIQVVLAMTVISGINDDQMGAVLNFALKNRDVIAGIAYQPAFGSGRFDVAPKRRLSIGDVAFMLSEQSNGMVKPYDFWPLGCSHPLCDAATYLIEDQGVIKPLTSMITPQEYVAYFDPDSPQGSVFPDIAGKMFPEIGPGLSIVMMNFMDARNLDLKKLRECSMTVTGPDGRIVPFCVYQLTDIYGKRKSK is encoded by the coding sequence ATGCAATTAGCTGAAAATACTGCGAAAAATGATATCCTGGATACTACGAAAAGTGTTTGCCCGGTTTGTCTCAAGGTAATTGAAGCGCAAATTGTTGTTAAAGACCATGCTGTTTATATGAAAAAGGTATGTACTGAGCATGGAGCGTTCACAGCCTATCTATGGCCGGACGTTGATCATTATCAATGGATGAAAAGTTTCCTATTCCCGTGTATCCCGCCAGCGCAGCCAATTCCTTCGCTGCAAAGCTGCCCGCAGAATTGCGGGCTATGTTCATCCCATCTCAGGCACCCGACTTTAGTGGAACTTGAAACTACCCAACGGTGTAATTTGCGTTGTCCAGTTTGTTTCATGGCGGCTGGCGAAAGGCAAGCTTCGTCGCCGCCGGATCCAGAGCTGACAGTTTTTGAAATGATGTATAAGGATATTCTGGCGAAAACTGGGCCGCAGACCAGTATTCAGCTGACCGGTGGCGAACCTACAGTCCGGAAGGATTTGCCTGAAATCGTTTCGTTGGGAAGATGCAGCGGTTTTATAGCGATTGAAGTTAATACTAACGGCATGGTGATAGCGGAAGATCCTGCATATTTAGCACGTTTAGTTGAAGCTGGAATTAGTGGAATTTATTTGCAATTTGACGGGGTAACCAAGGAAGTTTACAAAACAATTCGCGGTCAAGATATATTGGCGAAAAAATTACAGGCGATTGAGAATTGCCGGGAAGTCGGCATTCAGGTTGTTCTTGCGATGACAGTTATATCAGGTATTAACGATGACCAAATGGGAGCTGTATTGAATTTTGCATTGAAAAATCGAGATGTGATTGCGGGCATTGCTTATCAGCCCGCTTTTGGATCCGGACGTTTTGATGTTGCTCCTAAACGCCGTTTGTCGATAGGCGATGTGGCATTTATGCTATCGGAGCAGAGCAATGGAATGGTGAAACCGTATGATTTTTGGCCATTAGGGTGTTCGCATCCGCTGTGTGATGCGGCTACGTATCTTATTGAAGATCAAGGAGTAATCAAACCGTTAACGTCTATGATTACGCCCCAGGAATATGTGGCTTATTTTGATCCGGATAGCCCGCAAGGTTCTGTATTTCCCGATATTGCTGGCAAAATGTTCCCGGAAATTGGCCCGGGATTATCGATTGTCATGATGAATTTTATGGATGCTAGGAATCTTGATCTGAAAAAACTGAGGGAATGCAGTATGACTGTTACCGGACCGGATGGTCGTATTGTTCCTTTTTGTGTTTATCAATTGACTGATATTTATGGAAAAAGGAAGAGCAAGTAA
- a CDS encoding molybdopterin-containing oxidoreductase family protein, translated as MSEEKFIKTNCRFCGYQCGLMAVTEDERVKAVHPDPTQYPGDESIQRGCRRWRLAPEFIDHPKRVNYPLKRVGERGSGQWQRITWEQALDEIAEKIQLLKNQYGPEMLATCIGGPHAIYWPLHRFMNLFGSPNNMGIGQICWNPGTWINTVIFGWPIESELDPENTSCAMFWGVNPSESDNSLLWREILRFRKTNKPLIVIDPRRTRTAEIATIWLPVRPGTDSVLALGLLHVIIIEHLYNNEFVNKWCHGFERLAKHVASYTPMYVEKITGVKVETVVQAARLYAHSVPATLFSGRGIDQIGCNSVPTHHALAILKAITGNVDVPGASHINEMPDFIPEIDLELSEQLPEAARQKQLNKLLLQSYPGYERIRKLTLQHGKRLPMRYLTSAQPNLVWRAMLTGQPYPVRSLIVMATNPLLTQADTHLIYEALKSLDLLVVLELFQTPTSMLADYVLPSAGALERPLFETKAGTANIAYGGGPAVEPYYERRNDYDFWREIGLRLGQEKEWPWESLEASLEATLAPTGFTWNDFCESGLYCPPEDHQKQEQVDSRTGQTMGFATTSGKIELYSELLAEIGYHPLPVPKTLLEQQDFSLKLITGARFQPYYASSFRQFDSLRAVHPEPWAQMSAVTASRFGLEEGCPVWVETERGKARFIVKITTMCDNVISVEYGWWYPEMAESEPSLGGLWIANGNILTNADYETSDPLIGTSAYNGLPCRVSRAR; from the coding sequence ATGTCAGAAGAAAAATTTATTAAAACAAATTGCCGTTTTTGTGGTTATCAGTGCGGATTAATGGCAGTGACTGAAGACGAAAGAGTAAAAGCGGTTCATCCAGATCCCACTCAATATCCCGGGGATGAAAGTATCCAACGCGGTTGCCGTCGGTGGCGGTTGGCACCGGAATTTATCGATCATCCCAAGCGGGTTAATTATCCGCTTAAGCGGGTAGGCGAGCGTGGCAGCGGACAATGGCAGCGCATTACCTGGGAGCAAGCTCTGGATGAAATTGCTGAAAAAATACAGCTCCTTAAAAACCAGTATGGTCCGGAGATGCTGGCTACCTGCATCGGTGGGCCACACGCCATTTATTGGCCTTTGCATCGTTTTATGAATTTGTTTGGCAGTCCGAATAATATGGGGATTGGCCAGATATGTTGGAATCCGGGTACTTGGATCAATACGGTGATCTTTGGCTGGCCGATAGAGAGTGAGTTGGATCCGGAGAATACAAGTTGTGCGATGTTTTGGGGAGTGAACCCGTCAGAATCGGATAACTCCTTGTTGTGGCGCGAAATTTTACGGTTCAGGAAAACAAATAAGCCTTTAATTGTCATCGATCCCCGGCGAACGCGAACTGCTGAAATCGCGACTATTTGGCTGCCAGTGCGTCCAGGTACGGACAGTGTTTTGGCATTAGGGTTGCTTCATGTAATTATTATTGAACATCTCTATAACAATGAATTTGTTAATAAGTGGTGTCATGGCTTTGAACGCTTGGCTAAGCACGTAGCTTCTTATACACCTATGTATGTGGAAAAAATTACCGGCGTAAAAGTGGAGACGGTCGTGCAAGCGGCGCGCCTGTATGCCCACAGCGTTCCTGCAACCTTGTTTTCCGGGCGTGGCATCGATCAAATAGGCTGTAACAGTGTGCCAACGCATCACGCGTTGGCAATATTAAAAGCGATTACCGGTAATGTAGATGTACCTGGAGCTTCTCATATCAACGAAATGCCCGATTTTATTCCAGAAATTGATTTGGAATTAAGCGAGCAGCTTCCAGAAGCTGCTCGTCAAAAACAACTGAATAAACTGTTATTGCAATCCTATCCAGGTTATGAGCGCATTCGGAAACTAACGCTTCAACATGGTAAACGTTTGCCGATGCGTTATTTGACATCTGCTCAACCGAATTTAGTCTGGCGGGCGATGCTGACGGGGCAGCCTTATCCAGTCAGGTCTCTCATCGTAATGGCGACGAATCCTTTGTTGACGCAGGCGGATACGCATCTAATTTATGAAGCATTAAAAAGTCTGGATTTGCTGGTCGTCTTGGAATTATTCCAAACGCCTACTTCCATGTTGGCGGATTATGTGTTGCCAAGCGCGGGTGCTTTAGAGCGGCCCCTTTTTGAAACAAAAGCTGGCACAGCGAATATAGCATATGGCGGCGGACCAGCGGTTGAACCCTATTATGAGCGCCGCAATGACTATGATTTTTGGCGGGAAATTGGTCTACGGCTGGGACAAGAAAAAGAATGGCCGTGGGAAAGCCTTGAAGCTAGTCTGGAAGCGACATTGGCTCCGACCGGGTTTACTTGGAATGATTTTTGCGAATCGGGATTGTATTGTCCGCCAGAAGATCATCAAAAGCAAGAGCAAGTTGATTCACGGACGGGACAAACGATGGGGTTTGCTACAACGAGTGGTAAAATAGAGTTATACAGTGAACTGCTTGCGGAAATTGGCTATCATCCTTTGCCGGTGCCTAAAACGCTTTTAGAACAGCAAGATTTTTCGTTGAAACTAATAACCGGTGCGCGGTTTCAGCCATATTACGCGTCGAGTTTTCGCCAGTTTGATTCATTAAGAGCCGTACACCCTGAGCCTTGGGCACAAATGAGTGCCGTAACAGCCTCCCGGTTTGGTCTGGAGGAAGGTTGTCCAGTCTGGGTTGAAACAGAACGAGGGAAAGCCCGTTTTATTGTAAAAATTACTACAATGTGTGATAATGTAATCAGTGTTGAATATGGCTGGTGGTATCCGGAAATGGCGGAGTCTGAACCAAGTTTGGGCGGCTTATGGATAGCCAATGGTAATATTTTGACTAATGCTGATTATGAAACATCTGACCCCTTGATTGGAACCTCAGCGTATAATGGTTTGCCTTGTCGTGTGTCACGAGCAAGGTAG
- a CDS encoding molybdopterin-binding protein produces the protein MTLRKVYTEDSVGMVLGHDLAKNMPGYGGQLFKKGHVICAEDIPYLKNIGIDQIFLIDLLPGQVHENDAIARIAQAVAGENVMMTEPSEGRINIQAQVDGLLKVNRHAVTAINAVENAVVSTRHDNILVKRGDLLAGIKVVPLVVDETMVLSVESIANQYTGIISVKPLRNLKVGAIITGNEVYYGRIKDRYAPIFAEKVASYGATMVDIVFQPDDRDRIAATITEYKNRGMDVIIATGGMSVDPNDVTPDAIRATGAQVVTYGTAVLPGAMFMLAYHGDTVIMGMPGCGMYAKITIFDLVFPRVLAGEWMTKLDFASLGYGGLCLNCKNCTYPVCPFGK, from the coding sequence GTGACATTACGCAAAGTGTATACGGAAGACTCAGTGGGGATGGTTTTGGGACACGATTTGGCCAAAAATATGCCAGGATATGGAGGACAGCTATTTAAGAAAGGTCATGTTATCTGCGCTGAAGATATTCCGTATTTGAAAAATATTGGTATAGATCAAATTTTCCTTATTGATTTATTGCCAGGCCAAGTACATGAAAACGATGCAATAGCCCGTATTGCTCAGGCCGTAGCCGGTGAAAATGTTATGATGACAGAGCCATCGGAAGGCCGCATTAATATTCAGGCACAAGTGGACGGCTTATTAAAAGTAAATCGACATGCAGTAACGGCTATTAATGCGGTGGAAAATGCGGTGGTATCAACTCGCCATGACAATATATTAGTAAAACGTGGTGATTTATTGGCAGGCATTAAGGTCGTTCCACTAGTAGTGGACGAAACAATGGTCTTGTCTGTGGAAAGTATTGCCAATCAATATACTGGAATTATCTCCGTGAAGCCGCTGCGTAATCTGAAAGTGGGCGCTATCATTACAGGTAACGAAGTATATTATGGTCGTATTAAGGATCGATACGCACCAATTTTTGCCGAAAAAGTAGCGTCATATGGAGCGACAATGGTTGATATTGTTTTCCAACCGGATGACCGCGACCGCATCGCAGCAACGATTACGGAGTATAAAAATCGCGGGATGGATGTAATTATTGCTACTGGCGGTATGTCAGTTGATCCTAATGATGTAACGCCGGATGCTATTCGGGCGACGGGTGCGCAAGTCGTTACATATGGAACAGCGGTATTGCCTGGAGCTATGTTTATGCTAGCATATCATGGCGATACCGTTATTATGGGTATGCCGGGGTGTGGCATGTATGCCAAGATTACAATTTTTGATCTCGTATTTCCCAGAGTGTTGGCAGGTGAGTGGATGACTAAACTGGATTTTGCTTCTTTGGGTTATGGAGGTCTGTGTCTGAATTGCAAAAATTGCACCTATCCTGTTTGTCCATTTGGAAAATAG
- a CDS encoding GNAT family N-acetyltransferase has protein sequence MVITQTIEFATVEEEQALREIFLQYDMDMAGPVEHHVVMKEDHVILAGAMLSQLDSKMNFHLAVFAVTPERQHQNIGGKLLNGMMRRPWQYCRNAVKSPNGFYRLTTLAKGSAAKFYEKQGFIRCDFTSLAHPFDVQCQICPDRERCQPMPMMTERRTVI, from the coding sequence ATGGTCATAACGCAAACAATTGAATTTGCTACAGTAGAGGAAGAACAAGCCTTAAGAGAAATTTTTTTGCAGTATGACATGGATATGGCCGGCCCTGTTGAGCATCATGTTGTGATGAAAGAAGACCATGTTATTTTGGCCGGGGCCATGTTGAGTCAATTGGACTCAAAGATGAATTTTCACTTAGCTGTATTTGCCGTCACCCCAGAGCGGCAGCATCAAAATATAGGTGGTAAATTGCTCAATGGAATGATGCGTCGGCCTTGGCAATATTGTCGCAATGCCGTAAAAAGTCCTAATGGATTCTATCGGCTGACAACACTAGCCAAGGGCAGTGCCGCAAAATTTTACGAAAAACAGGGTTTTATTCGTTGTGATTTTACCTCGTTAGCCCACCCTTTTGACGTACAGTGTCAGATTTGTCCGGATCGGGAGCGATGCCAACCGATGCCCATGATGACGGAAAGAAGGACGGTGATATGA
- a CDS encoding MBL fold metallo-hydrolase has translation MPTDAHDDGKKDGDMTMVEKTVRDFTILGSGAGPGIPSFFCDCSECREARHNPKISRTRSGALIRDGRYQILIDASPDLRQQLICQNITCFDEVWLTHWHYDHFGGLGELEYYVRLNRKKSILFRLPPSAVESFQAAFPQLSDVMEIRPWKFGETAVIKQLQITPLPAEHGIETAGILVESPNVKLAYFTDTAGLPSTSEERVRNADWLICDSTFYGDNWYPRAHMSVHQAIALGEKIAAKHTVLTHLSIHYAQAVTTRELKEKLALYPAVDIAYDGMNVKL, from the coding sequence ATGCCAACCGATGCCCATGATGACGGAAAGAAGGACGGTGATATGACCATGGTCGAAAAGACAGTTAGAGATTTTACGATTCTTGGCTCGGGAGCCGGTCCGGGTATTCCTTCTTTTTTCTGTGATTGCTCGGAATGTCGCGAAGCCAGGCATAATCCTAAAATCAGCCGAACTCGTAGTGGCGCATTGATTCGAGATGGCCGTTACCAGATTTTAATTGATGCTTCACCAGATCTTAGGCAGCAGCTTATTTGTCAAAATATTACCTGTTTTGATGAAGTTTGGCTGACTCACTGGCACTACGATCATTTTGGCGGATTGGGAGAATTGGAGTATTATGTGCGGCTTAATCGAAAAAAAAGTATACTGTTTCGGTTGCCGCCTAGTGCGGTGGAATCGTTTCAAGCCGCTTTTCCCCAGCTAAGCGATGTGATGGAGATTCGGCCCTGGAAATTCGGCGAAACGGCTGTTATCAAGCAATTACAGATTACGCCACTGCCAGCGGAGCATGGCATTGAAACAGCTGGAATTTTAGTGGAATCGCCTAATGTGAAGCTCGCTTATTTTACGGATACGGCTGGATTGCCGTCGACCAGTGAAGAGCGCGTGAGAAATGCAGACTGGCTTATTTGCGATTCTACGTTTTATGGGGATAACTGGTATCCCCGGGCCCATATGTCAGTCCATCAAGCTATTGCGTTGGGAGAAAAAATCGCAGCGAAGCATACGGTTTTGACGCATTTATCGATTCATTACGCGCAAGCTGTAACGACAAGGGAACTGAAAGAAAAACTTGCATTGTATCCGGCGGTAGATATTGCTTATGACGGAATGAATGTAAAATTATAA